In one Nicotiana sylvestris chromosome 8, ASM39365v2, whole genome shotgun sequence genomic region, the following are encoded:
- the LOC104232715 gene encoding uncharacterized protein, which produces MVLQQQYKEKRFKKYSELISLLLVAERNNELLMRNHENRPTGSAPLPEVDEMYSHYAKRGKGRGPIRGRGRGHGRGRGSGQGRNSPSVNHPPKKNNHQKWKGKDEKAKANGSETECYRCGGKGHWENICRIPRHLIEFYQASLKNKGPEANLVYDNKFDIIHLDVADFFEHPDGKIDHLIGDGSVVKDD; this is translated from the coding sequence atggtcCTGCAACAGCAGTACAAAGAGAAACGTTTCAAGAAGTACTCTGagttgatttctcttctccttGTGGCTGAACGAAACAACGAATTGCTCATGAGAAATCACGAAAATCGACCCACTGGGTCTGCACCATTGCCTGAAGTGGATGAGATGTATTCTCATTATGCTAAGCGTGGAAAAGGCCGTGGCCCTAttcgtggtcgtggtcgtggtcatggccgtggccGTGGCAGTGGACAAGGAAGAAATTCTCCTAGTGTTAATCACCCCCCAAAGAAAAATAACCACCAAAAGTGGAAAGGGAAAGATGAGAAAGCAAAAGCAAATGGTTCAGAAACTGAATGCTATCGTTGTGGTGGAAAAGGGCATTGGGAAAATATTTGTCGTATACCAAGACATTTGATTGAGTTTTATCAAGCATCTCTAAAGAATAAAGGCCCTGAAGCTAATCTTGTCTATGACAATAAATTTGACATCATCCACTTGGATGTGGCAGATTTTTTTGAGCACCCCGATGGAAAAATAGACCACTTGATCGGTGATGGATCCGTGGTTAAAGATGATTGA
- the LOC104218211 gene encoding uncharacterized protein: MVATRSSLAPRILPQQLAATSFSTVKGYNKKKRKYNKKVSVICTPRKAPPVPSPPVPPKESNGNTLLQFSTSTIAPKQVPSPPMVPLRSTSDRPLLIPCDQEQELRETKFKLNPLSRLKQPPRTNHKPEMLEKSKMMIAQVKSMLVSELTSVTITNVEDMVDFANGVFNTLNWLGADYDCFYRDVKELISNKYELQIEEKKGNILTFLELERTYEEVVIRADDIAEAIINTQAKLKMANEETEHVKRGIEKAEELIQRLKQMVAEIKDRVEHLKCDEQKYKKEHEAAQAEVEKLGTQVEAAKAVKKEVERRKDAAHKQIESITRRLQCMN, translated from the exons atggTGGCAACAAGATCAAGTTTAGCTCCAAGAATTCTCCCACAACAACTAGCAGCTACCTCATTTTCAACAGTCAAAGGTTATAATAAGAAAAAAAGGAAGTACAACAAGAAAGTCAGTGTGATTTGCA CTCCCAGAAAAGCTCCACCAGTTCCTTCACCTCCTGTGCCACCAAAGGAGTCAAATGGCAATACTCTTCTCCAATTTTCGACGAGCACAATTGCTCCGAAACAAGTTCCTTCACCTCCTATGGTACCATTGAGATCAACCAGTGATAGGCCTTTGCTAATTCCTTGTGATCAAGAGCAAGAACTGAGAGAGACAAAGTTTAAGCTAAATCCTTTATCAAGACTGAAGCAACCTCCAAGAACTAATCATAAACCCGAGATGCTTGAGAAATCGAAGATGATGATCGCTCAAGTCAAGTCTATGTTGGTGTCCGAGCTTACTTCTGTGACGATTACTAATGTCgaggacatggttgattttgctAACGGTGTTTTCAACACGTTGAATTGGCTCGGTGCTGATTATGATTGTTTCTACAGAGATGTGAAGGAATTGATTTCTAATAAATATGAATTGCAAATTGAAGAGAAGAAAGGCAATATCTTGACTTTTTTGGAATTGGAGAGGACATATGAAGAGGTAGTTATTCGTGCTGATGATATTGCAGAGGCGATTATTAATACTCAAGCAAAGTTGAAAATGGCTAACGAGGAAACGGAACATGTGAAGAGAGGAATCGAGAAGGCAGAAGAACTGATCCAGAGATTGAAACAAATGGTTGCTGAAATTAAAGATCGTGTAGAGCATTTGAAATGCGAcgaacaaaaatataaaaaagagcATGAAGCTGCACAGGCTGAGGTAGAAAAACTTGGTACACAAGTAGAGGCAGCTAAAGCAGTGAAGAAGGAAGTTGAGCGGCGCAAGGATGCAGCTCACAAACAGATTGAATCCATCACTCGACGCCTACAGTGTATGAACTGA